One part of the Humulus lupulus chromosome 9, drHumLupu1.1, whole genome shotgun sequence genome encodes these proteins:
- the LOC133799555 gene encoding uncharacterized protein LOC133799555: protein MAEHVDEEGDGQQVTKPIVLADDRARAIREYAAPMFNELNPGIVRPEIQAPQFELKPVMFQMLQTVGQFSGMPTEDPHLHLRSFLEVSDSFKLQGVSEEALRLKLFPFSLRDRARSWLNTLPPDSVTNWNDLVEKFLRKYFPPTRNAKFRSEIMSFQQLEDESTSDAWGRFKELLRKCPHHGIPHYIQMETFYNGLNAASRMVLDASANGAILFKSYNEAFEILERIASNNYQWSNTRAPQSRKVAGVLEVDALTALTTQMASMTNILKNMSLGNNIQPAAAIQSGDISCVYCGDGHMFENCPSNPAAVCYVGNQNFNRNSGPYSNSYNPAWRQHPNLSWGGGGGQGASSSSAPAQGKQAYPPGFSQQPRAPQPQHPQGSQSNSLESLMRDYMAKNDAVIQSQAASLRNLEMQLGQLANDLKSRPQGSLPSDTENLRRDGKEHCKAINLRSGKILENSEEKTKGSREPTSIQTEGESSKKTASEATETSPVDTASGQQSVPVKSIPKPPPPFPQRFRKQQQDGQFRKFLDVLK, encoded by the coding sequence ATGGCTGAGCATGTTGATGAAGAGGGGGATGGCCAGCAAGTTACTAAACCCATTGTTTTGGCGGATGACAGAGCCAGAGCAATACGGGAATacgctgcccccatgtttaatgagctaaATCCAGGCATTGTGAGGCCAGAAATACAAGCACCTCAATTCGAGCTCAAGCCAGTGATGTTTCAAATGCTCCAAACCGTGGGGCAGTTCAGCGGGATGCCAACGGAGGATCCTCATCTCCACCTCCGTTCATtcttggaggtgagcgattcctTTAAGCTTCAAGGAGTGAGTGAAGAAGCATTAAGGTTGAAGCTATTTCCATTCTCGTTAAGagaccgagctagatcatggctcaacaCTTTGCCTCCTGATTCCGTCACAAATTGGAATGATCTTGTTGAAAAGTTTCTGCGCAAATATTTCCCTCCCACCAGAAATGCAAAATTTCGAAGTGAAATCATGTCATTCCAGCAGCTTGAAGATGAATCAACCAGTGATGCATGGGGGAGATTTAAGGAGCTTTTGCGGAAGTGTCCACACCACGGCATCCCGCACTATATACAGATGGAGACCTTCTATAATGGCCTCAATGcagcttctagaatggtgttaGATGCCTCGGCCAATGGTGCTATCTTGTTCAAGTCTTATAATGAAGCATTCGAAATTTTGGAGAGAATTGCaagcaacaattatcaatggtccaacACGAGAGCTCCACAAAGTAGAAAAGTGGCGGGGGTTCTTGAAGTAGATGCATTAACAGCTTTGACAACCCAAATGGCTTCCATGACTAATATTCTGAAAAATATGAGTTTGGGGAACAACATTCAGCCAGCTGCTGCTATTCAAAGTGGAGACATTTCCTGTGtatattgtggagatgggcacatgtttgaaaattgcccttctaaccCAGCAGCAGTTTGTTATGTGGGAAACCAGAATTTTAACCGAAACAGTGGCCCATACTCAAATTCGTATAACCCAGCTTGGAGGCAGCATCCGAATCtatcttggggggggggggggggtcaaggagcaagtTCCAGCAGCGCACCAGCACAAGGGAAGCAAGCTTATCCACCAGGTTTTTCTCAGCAGCCAAGGGCTCCACAACCGCAACACCCTCAAGGCTCTCAATCCAATTCTTTGGAAAGTCTAATGAGGGACTATATGGCAAAGAATGATGCAGTGATACAAAGTCAGGCAGCATCGCTTCGTAATCTTGAAATGCAGCTGGGGCAATTAGCCAATGATCTGAAAAGTAGGCCTCAAGGTTCTTTGCCTAGTGACACAGAAAATCTGAGAAGGGATGGGAAGGAACATTGCAAGGCCATTAATTTACGAAGTGGAAAAATTCTGGAAAATTCTGAGGAGAAAACAAAGGGCAGTagggagcccacttcaatccaaacagAAGGAGAATCTAGTAAAAAAACAGCAAGTGAAGCTACTGAAACTAGCCCAGTTGATACAGCATCGGGTCAGCAATCTGTTCCAGTAAAGTCTATACCAAAACCGCCCCCACCATTTCCTCAGCGGTTTCGAAAACAACAGCAAGATGGGCAGTTCAGGAAATTTCTGGATGTTTTAAAATAG